Proteins encoded by one window of Bacillus sp. DTU_2020_1000418_1_SI_GHA_SEK_038:
- a CDS encoding ORF6N domain-containing protein, which produces MNELQIIEQNGARVLTTAQLAEAYGTTTKIISQNYSRNRNRYTSGKHFIELNEEELRQFKKAYPQFEDSLKFTSVLYLWTEKGAWLHAKSLNTDEAWDAYEMLVDDYYNIQQQVKVLTEREQLIASMKLSLETAEEITFVKSEVKEIRGMVENQITLDHGEQRKIQRGIAAKVYELCSDSEERSNLFRELHREIKDRFGVSSYKDIKRKDTQAATRYIEAWIPRKVTV; this is translated from the coding sequence ATGAACGAACTACAAATTATTGAACAAAACGGGGCAAGAGTTTTAACAACAGCACAGTTGGCAGAAGCGTATGGAACTACAACTAAGATTATTAGTCAAAATTATTCGCGGAATCGGAATCGCTATACAAGCGGCAAACATTTTATTGAATTAAATGAAGAAGAACTTCGTCAGTTTAAAAAAGCCTATCCTCAATTTGAAGATAGCCTAAAATTCACATCTGTATTATACCTCTGGACCGAAAAAGGGGCATGGCTTCATGCGAAATCTTTAAACACTGACGAAGCTTGGGATGCTTACGAAATGCTTGTAGATGATTACTACAATATCCAACAACAAGTAAAAGTCCTTACAGAACGCGAACAATTAATAGCTTCCATGAAGCTTTCTCTTGAAACAGCCGAAGAAATCACCTTTGTAAAAAGTGAAGTCAAAGAGATCAGGGGAATGGTTGAAAACCAAATCACTTTAGATCATGGCGAGCAAAGAAAGATTCAAAGGGGTATAGCGGCTAAAGTTTATGAGTTATGCAGTGATTCAGAAGAAAGGTCAAATTTATTCCGGGAGTTGCACAGGGAAATTAAAGATCGTTTCGGAGTTTCGAGTTACAAGGATATTAAGCGCAAGGATACGCAGGCGGCCACAAGGTATATCGAAGCTTGGATTCCAAGGAAAGTGACCGTTTGA
- a CDS encoding helix-turn-helix transcriptional regulator: protein MTTNIRQLREAKGLQQQEMAKMLGYKSLSKYNEIEQGKRGLPASKAILAAKILDCSLDDIFLLSDFPKWTKRKGDN, encoded by the coding sequence ATGACAACAAATATTAGGCAGCTAAGGGAAGCAAAGGGTTTGCAACAGCAAGAAATGGCTAAAATGCTTGGTTATAAGTCACTTTCAAAGTACAACGAAATCGAACAGGGGAAAAGAGGGCTGCCAGCAAGCAAAGCGATATTAGCGGCGAAAATTTTGGATTGCTCATTAGATGATATTTTTTTGCTTTCAGATTTCCCAAAATGGACAAAAAGAAAGGGTGACAACTAA
- a CDS encoding helix-turn-helix transcriptional regulator has product MNKYGNRVRELREKHNDTLNDLAQKLNMTFSSLGKYERGERKITPDFLEQVAKVYDVPFSYFFGVESEPPKELKEIGADWVAFAKDMKEKEITPDEIKAILNIMKKI; this is encoded by the coding sequence ATGAATAAATACGGTAATAGAGTAAGGGAACTTAGAGAAAAGCATAACGACACCCTCAATGATCTGGCGCAAAAATTAAATATGACATTTAGCTCTTTAGGAAAGTACGAAAGAGGAGAACGGAAAATCACCCCAGACTTTTTGGAACAAGTAGCAAAAGTGTATGATGTTCCTTTTTCATATTTTTTTGGTGTAGAATCCGAACCACCAAAAGAATTAAAAGAGATTGGCGCAGATTGGGTTGCGTTCGCCAAGGATATGAAAGAAAAAGAAATCACTCCTGATGAAATAAAAGCGATATTGAATATTATGAAAAAGATTTAA
- a CDS encoding recombinase family protein, translating into MKVAAYIRVSTHMQVEDGYSLSAQKERLKAFAFSQGWEIVQYYVDEGISAKDMERPELQRMLKGVREGLFDIVLVYKLDRLTRSVIDLDKLLKEFANHNVMFKSSTEVYDTTTATGRLFIRLVASMAQWERENLGERVRMGMLQKAEEGKWVLNMAPFGYDRDGTDSLKINTAESLVVKEIYSLYSKGLGMHKIARKLNEKGVYTKKNKPWSQVTINYVLTNPTYKGTMRYNYRMNSEQYFEVEDAVPAIISENDFELVQKIIKSRQEFHPRQATSKHIFSKVLKCARCGKTLIGKSSQTKRGDKKYYSYNYYCPTRQRGLCDLPLINQNHLEKKFLQLFDNLNIEDVARGVREQKSKESEVDHQAIIKDYQKELEEIEERRKQWQYAWVKKMIKDTDFTKRMKEEEEKEKMILKELEKLTPQESSTPIDNIIESWSNVKLNWENLTVEEKKQFVAIGIDRIVIDRINMNKSPDAYVFKDVIFI; encoded by the coding sequence ATGAAAGTTGCAGCATATATTCGAGTATCAACACACATGCAAGTGGAAGACGGTTATTCATTGTCAGCCCAAAAAGAACGATTAAAAGCCTTCGCTTTCTCGCAGGGGTGGGAAATTGTTCAATATTATGTGGATGAAGGAATTTCGGCCAAGGATATGGAACGACCAGAACTTCAACGAATGTTAAAAGGAGTTCGTGAAGGGTTATTCGATATTGTTCTTGTTTACAAATTGGACAGGCTCACTCGATCAGTTATTGACCTGGACAAGTTATTAAAAGAGTTCGCTAATCATAACGTCATGTTTAAAAGCTCTACAGAGGTGTATGACACGACTACAGCGACCGGTAGACTATTTATCCGTTTAGTTGCTTCTATGGCGCAATGGGAGCGTGAGAATCTTGGAGAACGAGTTAGAATGGGGATGCTCCAAAAAGCCGAGGAAGGAAAATGGGTTCTCAATATGGCTCCGTTCGGTTATGACAGGGACGGGACCGATTCACTAAAAATAAACACTGCTGAATCTTTAGTGGTGAAAGAGATTTATTCTTTATATAGTAAAGGTTTAGGTATGCACAAGATAGCTAGAAAATTAAATGAAAAAGGTGTTTATACTAAAAAGAATAAGCCGTGGAGTCAAGTGACAATTAATTACGTATTAACCAACCCAACCTATAAAGGCACTATGCGTTACAATTATCGAATGAATAGCGAGCAATATTTTGAAGTGGAGGATGCGGTGCCGGCCATCATTTCAGAAAACGATTTCGAATTAGTTCAAAAAATAATAAAAAGCAGACAAGAATTTCATCCGCGCCAAGCAACTTCGAAACATATCTTTAGCAAAGTTTTGAAGTGTGCAAGATGCGGAAAAACGTTAATCGGGAAAAGTAGCCAAACCAAACGAGGGGATAAGAAATATTATTCTTATAACTATTATTGTCCTACTCGTCAAAGAGGACTATGTGACCTTCCTTTGATTAATCAGAATCACTTAGAAAAAAAGTTTTTACAGTTATTTGATAATCTAAATATCGAAGATGTAGCAAGAGGTGTACGTGAACAAAAAAGCAAAGAAAGTGAAGTAGATCATCAAGCGATCATTAAGGATTACCAAAAAGAATTAGAGGAAATTGAAGAAAGGCGTAAACAATGGCAGTATGCTTGGGTAAAAAAAATGATAAAAGATACAGATTTCACCAAGAGAATGAAAGAAGAAGAAGAAAAAGAAAAAATGATTCTCAAGGAATTAGAAAAACTAACACCTCAAGAATCATCTACACCTATTGATAATATAATTGAATCTTGGTCAAATGTAAAATTAAATTGGGAAAACTTGACCGTTGAGGAAAAGAAGCAGTTTGTGGCTATTGGGATTGACCGGATTGTTATTGACCGGATCAACATGAATAAATCACCGGATGCATATGTATTCAAAGATGTTATTTTCATTTAA
- a CDS encoding helix-turn-helix transcriptional regulator has product MEQTLKITNVLSDPTRYYIYQYITQRHKEVTVQEIADNFNIHPNVARLHLSKLEDVNMLASETQKTGKGGRPSRLYRLSDDVIQLHFPYRDYQLLSKIAMQSLLSLGEAAKQALYDTGKRFGQELIEQETSRPAQFNESLSFEQKLNIIKNAAIMSGFHPEFEANEEESKIYFQIFNCPFKEVAEDFSESVCNMHAEFLKGMFEALFDSVELVERANMLNGCESCSYHAIVTK; this is encoded by the coding sequence GTGGAACAAACTTTAAAAATTACAAATGTTTTATCAGATCCAACACGTTATTATATTTATCAATACATTACGCAAAGGCATAAGGAAGTAACTGTCCAGGAAATTGCAGATAATTTTAATATTCATCCAAACGTAGCCAGGCTCCATCTTTCAAAGCTAGAGGATGTAAATATGCTTGCTTCTGAGACGCAAAAAACAGGAAAAGGCGGGCGGCCAAGCAGACTTTATCGTTTATCAGATGATGTAATTCAGCTTCATTTTCCGTATCGAGATTATCAGCTTCTATCAAAGATTGCTATGCAATCATTGCTTTCGCTTGGTGAAGCAGCTAAACAGGCATTATATGATACAGGCAAAAGATTTGGACAAGAATTAATCGAGCAAGAAACGAGCCGTCCTGCTCAATTTAATGAATCACTTTCGTTCGAACAAAAATTAAATATTATTAAAAATGCAGCTATCATGTCAGGCTTCCATCCTGAGTTTGAGGCCAATGAAGAAGAATCAAAAATATATTTTCAGATCTTCAACTGCCCATTTAAAGAAGTAGCAGAAGACTTTTCCGAGTCCGTTTGCAATATGCATGCTGAGTTCCTTAAGGGGATGTTTGAAGCATTATTTGATTCTGTAGAATTAGTTGAACGAGCAAATATGCTAAATGGCTGTGAGTCATGTTCTTATCATGCAATTGTTACAAAATAA
- a CDS encoding DUF2626 domain-containing protein: MDRMYRVLGFWTGIFAVMFFVGDMYTTSLIFFGQTGFFLLLSYLKLSERMYMYVFAAYLTVFFVGFTYWSTFMMTPGVSGH, from the coding sequence ATGGATCGTATGTACAGAGTATTAGGATTCTGGACAGGGATTTTTGCAGTTATGTTCTTCGTAGGCGACATGTATACAACATCTTTAATCTTCTTTGGCCAAACAGGATTTTTCCTGCTATTAAGCTACTTAAAGCTTTCAGAGCGTATGTATATGTATGTTTTTGCCGCATATTTAACAGTGTTCTTTGTTGGCTTCACATACTGGTCAACGTTCATGATGACTCCGGGTGTAAGCGGTCATTAA
- a CDS encoding class I SAM-dependent methyltransferase, with protein sequence MISFLKKFILNHPLKRITYADYIEMALYHPEFGYYMRDKEKIGRTGDFITTSNISDIYGRSIAKWYFKQMTQLKLAPAICEIGAGTGRFAKAFIDEWNHLSSVPIHYYILEASPYHRKVQQDVLDFNDYVKQIESLDEINPFEGLIFSNELYDALPVHVVENHSGQLMELMVGLNDDQFVEIAVPLENEKIMNFIKSSGLKLKNNQRIEIPLLMEEIIGSIATALSKGLVLTVDYGYTNEEWLEQGRRDGSLRGYYQHQQFNHVLVHPGEMDITSHVHFDSLIRIGDQLGLAFQQKWRQDEFLLETGILDDLQNHYDPDPFSEVSKRNRAIRSLIMPSGISGSFHVILQKKGIK encoded by the coding sequence ATGATAAGTTTTTTAAAAAAGTTTATTTTAAACCATCCACTAAAAAGGATTACATATGCGGATTATATCGAAATGGCACTATATCATCCTGAGTTCGGCTATTATATGAGAGATAAAGAGAAAATTGGCCGGACAGGGGATTTTATTACAACAAGCAATATATCAGATATTTACGGAAGATCCATTGCCAAATGGTATTTTAAGCAAATGACTCAATTGAAGCTTGCTCCTGCAATATGTGAAATTGGAGCAGGAACTGGCCGATTTGCAAAAGCATTTATTGATGAATGGAACCATCTTTCATCGGTCCCGATTCATTATTATATTTTGGAAGCAAGTCCGTATCATCGCAAGGTGCAGCAAGATGTGCTTGACTTTAACGACTACGTGAAACAAATTGAAAGTTTAGACGAAATTAATCCATTTGAGGGTTTAATCTTTTCAAACGAGTTGTATGATGCTCTTCCTGTTCATGTTGTTGAAAACCACAGTGGACAATTAATGGAGCTGATGGTTGGCTTAAACGATGATCAATTTGTCGAAATAGCTGTACCATTGGAGAATGAGAAAATAATGAACTTTATAAAGAGCAGCGGATTGAAATTAAAAAATAACCAAAGAATTGAAATTCCATTATTAATGGAGGAGATCATCGGCAGCATAGCCACTGCGCTTTCAAAAGGATTGGTTCTCACTGTTGACTACGGTTATACGAACGAAGAGTGGCTGGAACAAGGAAGAAGAGATGGCAGTCTTCGAGGATATTATCAGCATCAGCAATTTAATCATGTCCTCGTGCATCCAGGAGAGATGGATATTACAAGTCATGTTCATTTTGATTCTCTTATCAGAATTGGGGATCAATTGGGATTAGCCTTTCAACAGAAATGGAGACAGGATGAATTTTTATTAGAAACAGGCATATTAGATGATTTGCAAAATCATTATGACCCTGATCCATTTTCAGAAGTAAGCAAAAGAAATAGAGCGATCCGAAGCCTCATCATGCCATCAGGAATTAGCGGATCATTTCATGTCATTTTGCAGAAAAAAGGGATAAAATAA
- a CDS encoding MBL fold metallo-hydrolase: protein MEWNQLPLGPLQTNCYILSKDNNTCLIFDPGEESEKLSSHIKKANLKPLAIILTHAHFDHIGAVDDIRDEYNIPVYIHEKEADWLLDPALNGSSKYDMIPNISGKPADTIINNEQEITIGDFTFQIYETPGHSPGSISIYMKDSGLVIAGDALFYGSIGRTDLPGGNHQQLLNSIHNKLLVLPEETIVLPGHGPATTIGQEMDTNPFLNGF from the coding sequence TTGGAATGGAATCAGCTTCCACTAGGTCCATTACAAACGAATTGCTACATATTGTCAAAGGATAATAACACATGCTTAATATTTGATCCAGGCGAGGAAAGTGAAAAGTTAAGCAGCCATATTAAGAAAGCGAATTTAAAGCCGCTTGCGATAATTCTTACCCATGCTCACTTTGACCATATTGGAGCAGTTGATGATATTAGAGATGAATACAATATCCCGGTATATATTCATGAAAAAGAGGCTGATTGGCTCCTTGACCCAGCTTTAAATGGTTCCTCAAAATATGATATGATACCGAATATTAGCGGCAAGCCTGCGGATACCATTATCAATAATGAACAAGAGATCACGATTGGGGATTTTACCTTCCAAATTTATGAGACTCCAGGACATTCACCGGGGAGTATCTCCATATATATGAAGGATTCAGGCTTAGTCATTGCCGGTGACGCATTGTTTTATGGAAGCATAGGGCGAACCGACTTGCCTGGTGGAAATCATCAGCAGTTATTAAATAGCATACATAATAAATTATTAGTACTGCCAGAAGAAACGATTGTTCTTCCAGGGCACGGACCTGCAACTACAATCGGGCAAGAAATGGATACGAACCCATTTTTAAATGGCTTTTAA
- a CDS encoding DUF2759 domain-containing protein — MGLVIIFALVAVLAAIGTLSALKNKNVLGIVFGAGSFVVFGGFALLTLINSGYPAVH; from the coding sequence ATGGGACTAGTTATTATTTTTGCATTGGTTGCTGTCCTTGCAGCTATCGGTACATTAAGTGCGCTTAAGAACAAAAATGTTCTTGGTATCGTTTTCGGTGCTGGCTCATTTGTTGTTTTCGGCGGATTTGCTCTATTAACACTAATTAACAGTGGTTACCCTGCTGTGCATTAA
- a CDS encoding M14 family metallopeptidase, whose protein sequence is MKVKVRAGDTLWYYSRLFMVPLNLLIDSNPSVNPNSLNVGQEIQIPGFKAVSYKIKIGDTYWKLSKARHLSVDALLLLNPKTNPNQLQAGETILIPSRVITPVANGKRNYNFEALSEDIQSLQSIYPFIKVNTIGNTVLGKPIQEIRLGRGRKKVHFNASFHANEWITSGIIMSLLNHFLLSLTNVKPIRGLQTMPLYESVDLSIVPMVNADGVNLVINGPTEDVRERVIGINRGSTDFSGWKANIRGVDLNDQYPAKWETEKDRSPEKSPAPRDYPGTAPLTEPEAIAMAELTRSRQFNRVLAFHTQGEEFYWGYEGMEPPESSVLAREFARVSGYRSVQYIESYAGYKDWFIKEFRRPGFTVELGKGINPLPLSQFDEIFEEVLGIYLAALYM, encoded by the coding sequence ATGAAAGTTAAAGTACGTGCTGGAGATACACTATGGTATTATAGCCGCCTTTTCATGGTCCCTCTAAATTTATTAATAGATTCGAATCCTTCGGTTAATCCAAACTCCTTAAACGTAGGCCAGGAAATTCAAATTCCTGGCTTTAAAGCAGTATCATATAAAATAAAGATTGGGGATACCTATTGGAAACTAAGTAAAGCCAGACATCTTTCCGTTGATGCATTACTTCTATTGAACCCAAAAACTAACCCAAATCAACTTCAAGCAGGAGAAACCATTTTAATTCCATCTAGGGTGATTACTCCCGTTGCAAATGGGAAAAGGAATTATAACTTTGAGGCACTATCAGAAGATATTCAGAGCTTACAGTCAATCTATCCCTTCATAAAGGTAAACACAATTGGCAACACTGTACTTGGGAAGCCGATTCAAGAGATTCGCTTAGGAAGAGGCAGGAAAAAGGTGCATTTTAATGCTTCCTTTCATGCGAATGAATGGATAACATCGGGTATAATAATGTCTTTATTGAACCATTTCCTATTATCCTTAACAAATGTAAAACCGATAAGAGGACTCCAGACGATGCCGTTATACGAGTCAGTGGATCTTTCCATTGTTCCTATGGTAAATGCGGATGGGGTAAATTTAGTTATCAATGGACCTACTGAGGACGTCAGAGAGCGTGTTATTGGAATCAATCGGGGCAGTACAGATTTCAGCGGCTGGAAAGCTAATATTCGAGGTGTTGATTTAAATGATCAATATCCTGCAAAATGGGAAACTGAAAAGGATAGATCTCCTGAAAAGTCCCCAGCCCCGAGAGATTATCCGGGTACAGCCCCATTAACAGAGCCTGAGGCCATTGCGATGGCCGAATTAACGAGATCGAGACAATTTAACCGTGTGCTTGCCTTTCATACACAAGGCGAGGAATTTTATTGGGGGTATGAAGGAATGGAACCTCCAGAATCAAGTGTATTGGCGAGAGAGTTTGCTAGAGTGAGCGGATATAGGTCAGTTCAATATATTGAAAGCTATGCGGGCTATAAAGATTGGTTCATTAAAGAATTCCGCCGTCCAGGATTTACCGTTGAGCTCGGAAAGGGAATAAACCCCTTGCCTTTATCCCAATTTGATGAAATATTTGAAGAAGTGCTTGGTATTTACCTAGCAGCCTTATACATGTAA
- a CDS encoding LTA synthase family protein, with product MKNFKWSKVSLIGIAIVLLWLKTYITYKTSFDIKIENWKQEFILFINPLSFLLFILGISLFLKEKNRNRYILFTSFAISAVLFANVVFYRFFNDFLTIPVLFQTSNMSDLGSSVNELLSFTDILYFADFIILALIVVLKPAFISYREFSKVDRRAFFLITAAIAFFNLGLSETERPQLLTRTFDREMLVKNIGTYNYHIYDMFLQSKSSAQRALADGSELVDIDNYIHANYKKPDDEMFGIAKDKNVILISMESTQSFVINEKVNGQEITPFLNEFIKDSYYFENFYHQTAQGKTSDSEFIVENSLYPLSRGAVFFTHSGNEYTATPDILSNNGYFTASLHANNKSFWNRDIMYQSLGYDRFYSLPDYEITEENSVGWGMKDIDFFEQSIQHLKEMPKPFYAKFITLTNHFPFELGEEDRFIEPYTSNNKTVNNYFPTVRYTDEALKLFIERLKEEGLYDDSIIIIYGDHYGISENHNKAMGEFLGTEVTPFVSTQLQRVPFIIHIPGQKGKTLSTVSGQIDVKPTILHLLGINTKNNIDFGSDVFSKDKLEFTVLRDGSFITKDYIYTRETCYDKKTGEPIDNNACEPYIEKAKNELEYSDKIIYGDLLRFYEDKEFMGSNVFKNDVHIDAQ from the coding sequence ATGAAGAATTTCAAATGGTCAAAGGTATCGCTAATTGGAATTGCGATCGTACTGCTTTGGCTAAAAACGTATATTACCTACAAAACTAGCTTCGATATTAAAATAGAAAATTGGAAACAAGAATTTATTTTATTTATCAACCCATTGAGTTTCTTGCTTTTTATTTTGGGAATTAGCTTATTTCTTAAAGAAAAGAACCGAAATAGATATATACTTTTCACAAGTTTTGCCATTTCAGCAGTATTATTTGCCAATGTAGTCTTTTATCGATTCTTTAATGACTTCTTAACGATTCCTGTCCTTTTTCAAACAAGCAATATGAGTGATCTTGGCAGCAGTGTAAATGAATTGCTTAGCTTTACTGATATATTATATTTTGCTGATTTTATTATTTTGGCATTAATTGTCGTCCTTAAACCTGCATTTATTTCTTACAGAGAATTCTCTAAAGTGGACCGGAGAGCGTTTTTTTTAATTACAGCTGCGATTGCTTTTTTTAATCTTGGACTTTCTGAGACGGAGCGTCCTCAGTTGCTCACCCGTACATTTGACCGCGAAATGCTTGTCAAAAATATCGGGACATATAATTATCATATTTATGATATGTTCCTTCAATCAAAGTCATCTGCACAAAGAGCGTTAGCTGATGGCAGCGAGTTAGTCGATATTGATAACTATATCCATGCTAACTACAAAAAACCGGACGATGAAATGTTTGGGATTGCAAAGGATAAAAATGTCATTTTAATTTCTATGGAATCAACTCAAAGTTTTGTTATTAATGAAAAGGTAAACGGACAGGAAATTACGCCGTTTTTAAATGAATTTATTAAAGATAGCTATTACTTTGAGAATTTTTATCACCAAACTGCCCAAGGCAAGACTTCCGATTCGGAGTTTATCGTAGAGAACTCTCTTTATCCTTTAAGCCGTGGTGCGGTATTCTTTACACATTCTGGGAATGAATATACTGCGACACCGGATATTTTAAGCAATAATGGCTATTTCACTGCATCCTTGCATGCGAACAATAAGAGCTTCTGGAACAGAGATATCATGTATCAATCATTAGGGTATGACCGTTTCTACTCTCTGCCTGATTATGAAATTACGGAAGAGAACTCCGTAGGCTGGGGGATGAAGGATATTGATTTCTTTGAACAATCGATTCAGCATTTAAAGGAAATGCCGAAACCCTTTTACGCTAAATTTATTACGTTAACAAATCACTTCCCATTCGAACTAGGTGAAGAGGATCGCTTTATTGAACCGTATACGTCAAATAATAAAACAGTTAATAATTACTTTCCAACAGTTAGGTACACAGACGAGGCTTTAAAATTATTTATTGAAAGGCTGAAAGAAGAGGGCTTATACGATGATTCGATCATCATCATTTATGGAGACCATTATGGTATTTCAGAGAACCATAATAAAGCAATGGGTGAGTTTCTAGGAACAGAAGTTACACCTTTTGTAAGTACACAGCTCCAAAGAGTGCCATTCATCATTCATATTCCTGGGCAGAAGGGTAAAACATTATCCACTGTATCTGGTCAAATTGATGTCAAACCAACAATTCTTCATTTATTAGGCATTAACACGAAGAATAATATTGATTTTGGTTCAGATGTATTCTCAAAGGATAAATTGGAATTTACTGTCCTGCGAGATGGAAGCTTTATAACAAAAGATTATATTTACACTCGCGAAACTTGCTATGATAAGAAAACTGGAGAGCCAATCGACAATAATGCCTGTGAACCATATATAGAAAAAGCAAAAAATGAACTCGAATACTCCGACAAAATCATTTATGGTGACTTGCTGAGATTCTATGAAGATAAAGAGTTTATGGGTTCTAATGTTTTTAAAAATGATGTTCATATTGATGCCCAGTAA
- a CDS encoding YqgQ family protein, producing MKTIYDIQQFLKKFGTFIYIGDRVADLELMEAEIKELYQAQLMETKDYQMAILLLRHEIQLLKEKG from the coding sequence ATGAAAACGATTTATGATATTCAGCAATTCCTGAAGAAGTTTGGCACATTTATTTATATAGGGGATAGGGTAGCAGATTTGGAGCTGATGGAAGCTGAAATAAAGGAACTTTATCAGGCACAGCTAATGGAGACGAAAGATTATCAAATGGCAATTTTATTATTAAGACATGAGATACAGCTTCTAAAAGAAAAGGGCTAA
- a CDS encoding rhomboid family intramembrane serine protease has protein sequence MNLQEDYLFWKLAHYFISEQNYRIVQLAQQQNELWLEKMENKEAQVIRLLKYNLDWSNWMQKDIEHTALNGERIRKQLMRGEMNVINIYISAYPPVDDYEYRIEKPFILAENKKTMVTSIIFDRSHYEESFTKLNSIFQGLLPILINSEGYTWNDIEKVKLAALSEASNRHKKEQALFQYGKPFFTYLFIIIQVAMFLFLEWKGGSTNTSTLIEYGAKFNPLILEGEWWRFFTPIFLHIGLLHLLMNTLALYYLGTTVERIYGNVRFLFIYLLAGFFGSLLSFIFSPNLSAGASGAIFGCFGALLYFGVIYPKLFFRTMGLNIIVILGINLVFGFTMPSIDNAGHIGGLIGGFVATGIVHFPKKKRLLIQAVSIIIAAVSIAGLLKYGFNEPGRVLNEHSALVMAQEYMKTEEYDKVLNILQKYDNDDSSSAELYFLLSYAEIKTNEIAKAKEHLHLAIEKRNDFHEAYYNLALLYVQEENFTEAQKFVRIAVDLMPDQQDYQKLLQQINEQVK, from the coding sequence GTGAATCTACAAGAAGATTATTTGTTCTGGAAGCTTGCCCATTACTTCATTTCAGAACAGAATTATCGCATTGTTCAATTAGCACAGCAACAGAATGAATTATGGCTGGAAAAGATGGAGAACAAAGAGGCTCAGGTTATTAGATTGCTCAAGTATAATTTAGATTGGAGCAACTGGATGCAAAAAGACATTGAGCATACTGCATTGAATGGAGAAAGAATTCGAAAGCAGCTTATGCGCGGTGAAATGAATGTCATAAATATATATATCTCCGCTTATCCGCCAGTAGATGATTATGAATATAGAATTGAAAAGCCATTTATTCTAGCAGAAAATAAAAAAACAATGGTGACCTCGATCATTTTCGATCGGTCCCATTATGAAGAAAGCTTTACTAAGCTTAACAGTATTTTTCAAGGTCTCCTTCCAATATTAATTAATAGTGAAGGGTATACATGGAACGATATTGAAAAGGTGAAGCTTGCAGCTTTATCGGAAGCCTCTAATCGGCATAAGAAGGAACAGGCCCTTTTTCAATATGGTAAGCCTTTTTTTACATATTTGTTTATCATAATTCAAGTAGCTATGTTTCTTTTCTTGGAATGGAAAGGCGGAAGTACGAATACCTCTACACTTATTGAGTATGGTGCAAAGTTTAATCCGCTTATTCTCGAAGGTGAATGGTGGCGGTTTTTCACACCCATTTTTCTTCACATAGGGCTGCTTCATTTATTAATGAATACCCTTGCGTTATACTATTTAGGCACGACAGTAGAAAGAATTTATGGAAATGTCCGTTTTCTATTTATCTATTTACTTGCTGGTTTTTTCGGTTCATTATTAAGCTTTATTTTCAGCCCGAACTTATCAGCAGGAGCTAGTGGCGCGATATTTGGCTGTTTTGGAGCCTTGCTTTATTTTGGAGTTATATATCCAAAGCTTTTCTTCAGAACAATGGGTTTAAACATAATCGTAATTCTAGGAATCAATCTTGTCTTTGGCTTTACGATGCCAAGTATTGATAATGCAGGGCATATTGGCGGATTAATCGGGGGATTTGTGGCAACTGGGATTGTTCATTTTCCGAAGAAGAAAAGGCTGCTTATTCAGGCGGTTTCTATAATCATTGCAGCTGTATCTATAGCAGGGTTGTTGAAGTATGGCTTTAATGAGCCAGGACGAGTATTAAATGAACATTCTGCTTTAGTAATGGCACAGGAATATATGAAAACAGAGGAATATGATAAAGTTCTGAACATCCTTCAGAAATATGATAATGATGATTCATCATCAGCAGAGCTTTATTTTCTGCTTTCCTATGCAGAAATAAAAACAAATGAAATAGCGAAGGCAAAAGAGCATTTGCACTTAGCTATCGAAAAAAGAAATGATTTTCATGAAGCTTATTATAATTTAGCCCTTCTGTATGTCCAGGAGGAAAACTTCACAGAAGCACAAAAGTTTGTAAGGATTGCTGTAGATTTAATGCCTGATCAACAGGATTATCAGAAATTACTGCAACAGATAAATGAGCAAGTAAAATAA